The genomic interval TGCGAATGTGGAAGGCGATAAATTTGCGCAATACTCCAAAATTGCTCCAACCTTCACCATTGGCAATAAATTGATTGCTGACTGGCGTGCTACTTTGCTGAAAATCGGAGAGGTTTTTGGAAAGAGTGCAGAAGCGCAAAAAGCTTTGGATGAGTATGATGCAAAAGCGAAAGCTGCTAAAGAAAAATTGCAAAGCGCAATCCCAGGTGAATCAGCTGCAGCTCTTTGGTTTGTACAAGGCAACTTTTATATCGTAAGTGAAAAGCTATCGAGTGGTGATCTTCTTTATAATCAATTAGGTTTGACTGTTCCAGAGGTTGTAAAAGAAGTTTCTGCAACAGGAACGGGCAACTGGAACGCCATTTCGCTAGAAAAACTAGCTGAACTTGATGCTGACCATTTGTTCCTCGTTAACAGCGGCACAGATGCGGATTCGCAAGCATTAAGCGATCCAATCTGGAAAAACATCCCTGCTGTGAAAAACGGTAAAATTTATGAGTACCCAAGCACATCAAGCTGGTTGTACGCAGGTACGATTGCTTACTCGCAAGTCATTGATGATGTATTGGAAAGCATTGTGAAATAATAGCAGTAGAGTTGAACAAAGGGCTGTACCTCCGTGCGAATTGTGCATTGGGGTACAGTCCTTTTCTCTGTGGCATGCCTTCCGTACCTTTTGAAATCCATGTATAATCATGGAAGATAGGACACTGGACAAGGAGTTGTATAATGATGACTTTTCATATGAAATCAACCGTACCGATTCTTCGCATTTTTGATGAAGCAAAAGCACGAGACTTTTATTTCAATTTCTTGGAATTTAAATGCGATTGGGAGCATCGTTTTGAGCCAGACTTGCCGCTCTACATGCAAATCTCTAATGGCGATTGTGTCATCCATTTATCGGAGCATTATGGCGATAGTACGCCTGGTTCAGCAATCCGCATTGAAGTCGACAATGCCAAGGCGCTTCAAGAGCATTTGTTAGCCAAAAAATATAATTTCGCTAGACCAGGCTTTGATGAAGAATGGAATCAAGTGAGCATTACAGATCCATTTGGAAATCGTCTGCACTTTTATTCTGCTAAGACTGAGGAAATTAGTTAGATACGGTTGAATAAGAGACATGTGAAGGGGCTGAAATATTGGATCAATTGATATTAAATACGGCTAGAGAGGTTGCTATTGCTGCAGCTTATGAAGCGGGCCGGCTAACACGCGAGAAGTTTGGAACATTGGATCATTATGAAGAGAAAGGCGACCATGGCGATATCGTTACGGAAGTCGATTATTTGGCAGAGAGCATCATTCTAAATAAGATTAGAAGCGTATTCCCCGATCATCGCATTCGATCAGAGGAATATGGCGAGAATGATCTGACTAGCGAATGGCTGTGGTTGGTCGATCCCCTTGATGGAACTAATAATTTTGCGGTAGGATTGCCGTTGTTCGGCATCTCGATCACGCTCTCTTATAACTTTAAACCGGTGTTGGCGGTCATTTATGAGCCGATGACAGATCGTTTGTACGTGGCAAGCTCAGGCGAAGGCACTTTATGCAATGCTTGGCCAATACATATGAAACAATCAAAGGCTTTTGCAAAAGCGAGAGTTGGCTGGATACAAGGTCATGCGGTGCAAAATGAACAGCGTGCCGTAACGCTTAG from Paenibacillus sp. FSL K6-3182 carries:
- a CDS encoding glyoxalase superfamily protein, whose product is MMTFHMKSTVPILRIFDEAKARDFYFNFLEFKCDWEHRFEPDLPLYMQISNGDCVIHLSEHYGDSTPGSAIRIEVDNAKALQEHLLAKKYNFARPGFDEEWNQVSITDPFGNRLHFYSAKTEEIS
- a CDS encoding ABC transporter substrate-binding protein codes for the protein MSNRNKRFVLVFMSLIVLSICLAACGGNKTNNTPAATVAPTDAPTDRKLTDALGNEVTIPANPQRVIASYLEDHLVAIGIKPVAQWSVPNGIQDYLHDSLADVPTIPYDLPFEAVTSFEPDLILMAYDANVEGDKFAQYSKIAPTFTIGNKLIADWRATLLKIGEVFGKSAEAQKALDEYDAKAKAAKEKLQSAIPGESAAALWFVQGNFYIVSEKLSSGDLLYNQLGLTVPEVVKEVSATGTGNWNAISLEKLAELDADHLFLVNSGTDADSQALSDPIWKNIPAVKNGKIYEYPSTSSWLYAGTIAYSQVIDDVLESIVK
- a CDS encoding inositol monophosphatase family protein yields the protein MDQLILNTAREVAIAAAYEAGRLTREKFGTLDHYEEKGDHGDIVTEVDYLAESIILNKIRSVFPDHRIRSEEYGENDLTSEWLWLVDPLDGTNNFAVGLPLFGISITLSYNFKPVLAVIYEPMTDRLYVASSGEGTLCNAWPIHMKQSKAFAKARVGWIQGHAVQNEQRAVTLRHYIDVNTKRMMRLWAPTLQWTMLARGDLDAIIVYNSEGEDLYSGIVMVQEAGGVVIDYDGNPFKGVNEEPYLIACHPDHQTYFMNLVKQGLST